In a genomic window of Aggregatimonas sangjinii:
- a CDS encoding DUF1304 domain-containing protein, with protein sequence METAIKIIIGLVALLHLYFLYFEMFAWTTKGRKVFKSFPAELFEPTKPMAANQGLYNGFLAAGLIWSFFIADAAWKDNIALFFLGCVAVAGIYGALTVERKIFFVQALPSLLAIALIVLK encoded by the coding sequence ATGGAAACAGCAATCAAAATCATTATCGGGCTTGTAGCACTTCTTCACCTCTATTTCTTATACTTTGAAATGTTCGCCTGGACGACCAAGGGACGGAAAGTGTTTAAAAGTTTCCCTGCCGAATTGTTCGAGCCGACCAAACCCATGGCAGCCAATCAAGGGCTTTACAACGGGTTCTTGGCCGCAGGCCTCATTTGGTCGTTCTTTATAGCAGATGCTGCCTGGAAAGACAATATCGCGCTCTTTTTTTTAGGTTGCGTTGCCGTAGCCGGCATTTATGGGGCCTTGACCGTTGAACGAAAAATATTCTTTGTTCAGGCCTTACCGTCGCTATTGGCCATCGCCCTAATCGTCTTAAAATGA
- the pbpC gene encoding penicillin-binding protein 1C, translated as MLLAILVIAYYFCLPKTLFDTPTATVLESQEGNLLGALIADDGQWRFPVMDSVPQKFEQCLLQFEDAHFYRHPGFNPVSMAKAIGANISAGKTVRGGSTLTQQLIRLSRNKNRTYWEKVIELVLATRLEFRLSKEEILKLYASHAPYGGNVVGLDVAAWRYFGLRPHQLSWAESATLAVLPNAPSLIYPGKNQQRLLAKRNRLLRKLRNEDIIDTTTYELALLETLPQKPYDLPTMAPHLVQYMAKRHRGKRLRTTVDQSLQHNINTIVGYHHGNLSQNQVHNAAVLVMDVKTRKVLAYVGNTPTGPAQQKDVDMVQANRSTGSVIKPLLYTAMLDSGELLPDMLVPDVPTQIAGYTPENFNEDYSGAVTAKKALARSLNIPAVRLLQSFGLQKFRDQLDGFGLKGIDKPADHYGLTLILGGAESSLWDLCKTYANLASTINHFNTSSSEYYKKEFINPILIQNQTVDFGKLSTEKTLFDAASIYLTFEAMKEVNRPEGNESWEFYDSSKQIAWKTGTSFGNKDSWSIGVTADYVVGVWVGNADGEGRPNVTGVTSAAPIMFDVFDVLPTGDWFQKPLDEFADISVCAESGFLAMEACPSKTIAIPNKTNFVEPCSFHQVVQLDGNGHFRVNSSCADLSTSRTESWFVLPPLQAYYFKKSHPTYKALPPLRQDCKNDAAPPMEFIYPKSGSRISLVRNFEGQQNELVVKLAHTKPETLVFWYLNETFMAQTKNFHEIGLLPSPGKHKITALDALGNEIFVTITVE; from the coding sequence ATGCTATTGGCAATTCTTGTGATTGCCTATTACTTCTGTCTTCCGAAAACCCTTTTCGATACCCCTACCGCGACGGTTTTGGAAAGTCAAGAAGGAAACCTGTTAGGTGCCCTAATTGCGGATGATGGGCAATGGCGTTTCCCCGTTATGGATAGTGTGCCACAAAAATTCGAGCAATGCTTGCTTCAATTTGAAGATGCTCATTTTTACCGTCATCCAGGATTCAATCCGGTCTCAATGGCCAAGGCGATCGGAGCGAATATTTCCGCGGGAAAAACGGTCCGCGGTGGGAGCACCTTAACACAACAGCTGATTCGCCTATCACGGAATAAAAACCGTACCTACTGGGAAAAAGTTATCGAACTGGTATTGGCGACCCGCCTCGAATTTCGCCTTTCCAAAGAAGAAATCCTGAAATTGTATGCCAGTCATGCCCCTTATGGGGGTAATGTGGTCGGCTTGGATGTCGCTGCATGGCGCTATTTCGGCTTGCGGCCGCATCAGCTCTCTTGGGCAGAATCGGCCACCCTCGCGGTGTTGCCCAATGCGCCTAGCCTCATCTATCCCGGCAAAAACCAGCAAAGGCTGTTGGCCAAGCGCAATAGGCTGCTGCGGAAATTGCGCAACGAAGATATAATAGATACGACCACCTACGAACTGGCGTTGCTAGAAACGTTACCTCAAAAACCCTACGATTTGCCTACAATGGCGCCGCATCTGGTTCAATATATGGCAAAGCGTCATAGGGGAAAACGTCTGAGAACGACCGTAGACCAAAGTTTACAGCACAACATCAACACCATTGTAGGCTATCATCACGGCAACTTGAGCCAGAACCAGGTGCATAACGCGGCCGTTTTGGTGATGGATGTAAAAACAAGAAAGGTACTTGCTTATGTGGGCAATACCCCTACCGGTCCTGCCCAGCAAAAAGATGTGGATATGGTGCAAGCGAACCGAAGTACCGGCAGTGTCATTAAACCGCTTTTGTATACGGCCATGCTGGATTCCGGGGAGCTGTTGCCCGATATGTTGGTGCCTGATGTTCCGACACAAATCGCAGGGTATACACCCGAAAATTTCAATGAGGACTACAGTGGTGCGGTAACCGCTAAGAAGGCGTTGGCGCGCTCGTTGAATATCCCTGCTGTTCGATTATTGCAATCATTCGGACTCCAAAAATTCAGGGACCAATTGGATGGGTTTGGCCTGAAAGGTATCGATAAACCCGCCGACCATTATGGGCTCACATTAATTTTGGGCGGTGCGGAAAGTAGCCTTTGGGACTTGTGTAAAACCTATGCCAATCTGGCTTCTACGATCAACCATTTCAATACGAGTTCCAGTGAATACTATAAAAAGGAATTTATAAACCCGATACTGATCCAGAATCAAACGGTAGATTTCGGAAAGCTGTCGACCGAAAAGACCCTTTTCGATGCGGCAAGTATCTACCTCACCTTCGAAGCAATGAAAGAGGTAAATCGGCCCGAGGGCAATGAATCGTGGGAGTTTTATGATAGCAGCAAGCAAATAGCGTGGAAAACCGGTACTAGTTTTGGCAATAAAGACTCTTGGTCTATAGGCGTTACTGCAGACTACGTGGTCGGGGTATGGGTAGGGAATGCCGATGGGGAAGGTAGACCGAATGTGACGGGGGTTACAAGTGCGGCACCGATTATGTTCGATGTTTTTGATGTGCTTCCTACCGGCGATTGGTTTCAAAAACCTTTGGATGAGTTCGCCGATATTTCCGTCTGTGCCGAAAGTGGTTTTTTGGCCATGGAGGCTTGTCCGTCCAAAACTATAGCCATTCCGAACAAAACTAATTTTGTGGAGCCCTGCTCCTTTCACCAAGTGGTCCAATTGGACGGGAACGGCCATTTTCGGGTCAATTCTTCCTGTGCCGACCTCTCCACTTCACGTACCGAATCGTGGTTTGTTTTGCCACCGTTGCAAGCATACTATTTCAAAAAAAGCCATCCGACATATAAGGCCTTACCTCCGTTGCGTCAGGATTGTAAAAACGATGCCGCCCCTCCAATGGAATTCATCTACCCAAAATCGGGAAGCCGTATTTCGCTGGTGCGTAATTTTGAAGGCCAGCAAAATGAACTTGTGGTAAAATTGGCGCACACCAAGCCCGAAACCTTGGTTTTCTGGTATTTGAATGAAACCTTCATGGCCCAGACCAAAAATTTTCATGAAATAGGACTGCTTCCAAGCCCTGGAAAACATAAAATAACCGCCTTGGATGCCCTTGGGAACGAAATTTTCGTTACTATAACGGTAGAGTAA
- a CDS encoding nuclear transport factor 2 family protein, which translates to MMKSVLKFVFLFATILSVATLSAQNMTPEQVLQKQLETYNNRDIDGFMSVIDETITIHNFSTGMITVDGYDACKAFYEKLFKNSPELHSTILNRTVFGNKVIDHERIIGRNGNDDVLELVLVYEVKDEKIIKIWVLKEEG; encoded by the coding sequence ATGATGAAGTCTGTTCTAAAATTCGTATTTCTATTTGCAACCATCCTTTCAGTAGCAACCTTATCAGCCCAGAACATGACCCCAGAACAAGTATTACAAAAACAGCTGGAAACTTATAACAATAGGGATATTGATGGCTTCATGTCCGTTATTGACGAAACCATCACCATTCATAATTTTTCTACTGGAATGATAACGGTAGATGGCTACGACGCTTGCAAGGCTTTCTATGAAAAACTCTTCAAAAACTCTCCTGAATTACATTCCACCATTTTAAACCGTACCGTATTCGGAAACAAGGTCATCGACCATGAGCGCATCATAGGAAGAAACGGAAATGACGATGTTCTTGAACTCGTGCTTGTGTACGAGGTTAAAGATGAAAAAATCATCAAAATCTGGGTTCTGAAAGAAGAAGGATAA
- a CDS encoding CvpA family protein, giving the protein MAFLDIILGLLLLFGLWKGLKNGLFVELASIVALIAGIYGAIHFSYYAGNYLSQNMQWDESYINIAAFVITFILIVLVVSLAGKILTKIANFAMLGLLNKIAGGIFGALKVGVILGALLIFFDRLDAPVGLISEEARAESKLFEPVKEIGAFVFSKVLKADEDINEVN; this is encoded by the coding sequence ATGGCTTTTTTGGATATTATTTTAGGGTTACTCCTCCTCTTCGGACTTTGGAAAGGCCTTAAAAACGGACTTTTCGTTGAGCTTGCATCAATCGTTGCATTGATTGCCGGTATTTACGGCGCCATTCATTTTTCCTATTATGCCGGGAACTATCTCTCTCAAAACATGCAATGGGACGAGAGTTACATCAACATAGCGGCATTCGTCATCACTTTTATCCTTATCGTGCTGGTCGTTTCCTTGGCCGGAAAAATCCTGACCAAAATCGCCAACTTTGCCATGTTGGGATTGCTCAATAAAATTGCCGGCGGTATTTTCGGCGCCCTAAAAGTCGGTGTCATCCTGGGCGCCTTGTTGATTTTCTTTGATCGCTTAGACGCTCCCGTGGGACTTATCAGTGAAGAAGCCCGAGCAGAATCGAAATTATTCGAGCCTGTAAAGGAAATCGGGGCTTTTGTATTTTCCAAGGTTCTGAAAGCCGATGAAGACATAAATGAAGTCAACTAG
- a CDS encoding alpha-2-macroglobulin family protein, which translates to MKFKPLFQFSLCIFLFVGCTSKQETPAEQFENLNKFQEYITEVSHGIISAQSDVRVVLNTPVASWSNGDELDSDLLQVSPRTKGKVVALDNRTVAFVPESGFEQDTEYKFTLAVSDLIDELPEELSTMTFGVKTLKQQFNIYTNALQSYSKSRQYITGQLRTSDVLPLNTAKQLVSATYKGKSIKVKFDEAVAKGTQFQFRIDSIQRYEEDSELTVSWDGGKFGIDSSGENTIEIAGKNNFMVLDVSIQTAKNQVVLVNFSDPLKKEQNFKGLVVLEGASNPKYSVDGNTLKVYPSEELKGTANLEVLQGIQSEDGHKLKNTFQQRIAFEQLKPQVRLLSNGTILPSSSNLKINFEAVNLKAVDVTVFKIYQNNILQFLQSNNMNGSSNLRSVARPIAKKKILLETNLANANGKWSAHALDLSALISPEPGAMYRVEFNYRPAYSSYKCDSSNFDGDTEGEENFDEEEESSSWDGVEDYYDEYGYYGYNWEERENPCDKSYYFDKKIGMNVLATDIGATIKRGVNKSYFVAVNDILSTLPIAGAKVTFYNFQQQPVGTVSTDTDGTVIFDSEKLAYFVMVEHRGQKNYIKLNDGNALSVSKFNVSGTRLQKGIKGFVFGERGVWRPGDKIFLSFMLNDNANKLPPNHPVKLELLDPYNKVVHREINKSGLNNFFTFDIQTDENAPTGNWLAKVSVGGASFTKTLKIETIKPNRLKIKTDFDAEVLSGAKPIRGDMEVKWLHGAIAKNLKADVTAKFNTMTTTFKTFPGYIFDDPTRGFSVEDQVVFDGRIDAEGKASFSMNPQLSMKAPGMLKAAFMTKVYENGGDFSTDVFTKPYSPYDTYIGLNVPKGDKTRGMLLTDVKHKFEVVSVDENGKAKATKNLKVSVFKVNWRWWWDTSADNLSSYSSSEYRNLIFEKTISTDQSGKGSFDFELKYPDWGRYIVRVEDPNGGHATGKAVYIDWPGWAGKSRKGDPSAATMLVFSTDKETYNVGETATVTFPSSFGGRALVTVENGSEVLESLWVETVEGETKFELPISELYTPNVFINIASLQPHAVTKNDSPIRMYGVTGISVENKKTKLAPQINMPEVLRPEETITVKVSEKNKKAMTYSLAIVDEGLLDLTRFKTPNPWDTFYAKEALGVKTWDVYDDVIGAFGGRIDQVFAIGGDGELAGAKNKKANRFEPMVVHLGPFSLKDGETKSHNIKIPKYVGSVRTMVIAGDSDRAAYGQAQKTTPVRKPLMLLASLPRKITPGEKVTLPVTVFAMEKKVKNVTLKIKKDKAFTIEGEQTQQLTFAHPDEKMAYFQLNVSDFSGIGKVIVEASGGGETASFEIPMDVVNPNPVTTEVTELILDANASKSITLETFGIAGSNSAEIEFSTLPPMNFTGRMKYLIRYPHGCVEQTTSGAFPQLFLTDIFDVPSEKKKRIQQNIDRGIKRLGGFQNPNGGFSYWPGQNYVNDWGTTYAGHFLLEAEKRGYVLPIGFKSSWVKYQQGVAKQWRAGSNSDLAQAYRLYTLALSGNADIASMNRMRETSGLSNEAKFRLAAAYGVIGQANVAKNLLSTARLDVEDQKYDYYTYGSSDRNRAMGLETYVLLKDKAKARELAKTIAKNLSDKRYMSTQSTAYSLLAMAKFADMVGGKGIKASMALSGKSVNVATEKTLLNRPLVIKKGSNTVALKNQEGNTLYVSIVNSGILPVGQEKTMQQNLSTQIVFKARNGSVIDPTSITQGTDFVAEVTLTNTSSNELKDMALTEIFPSGWEIVNTRFTDFGEFAQNQVTYTDLRDDRANFYFDMNRNETKTFRILLNASYLGTYYLPGVQAEAMYDNDYRVRTKGKWVKVVQ; encoded by the coding sequence ATGAAGTTTAAGCCGCTTTTTCAATTTTCCTTATGTATTTTCCTTTTCGTCGGATGTACGTCCAAACAGGAAACACCTGCCGAACAATTTGAGAATCTCAATAAATTTCAAGAGTACATCACCGAGGTTTCCCATGGCATAATTTCTGCACAGAGCGACGTGCGCGTGGTCTTGAATACCCCGGTGGCATCATGGAGCAATGGTGACGAGCTTGATTCCGACCTGCTTCAAGTTTCTCCTAGAACAAAAGGTAAGGTGGTGGCTTTGGACAACAGAACTGTGGCTTTTGTTCCTGAAAGTGGTTTTGAACAAGACACCGAATATAAATTTACCTTAGCCGTTTCTGACTTGATAGACGAGCTTCCCGAAGAATTGTCGACAATGACCTTTGGGGTAAAAACGTTAAAACAGCAATTCAATATTTACACGAATGCGCTACAATCCTATTCCAAAAGCAGACAATACATTACCGGTCAGCTGCGAACCTCCGACGTACTTCCGCTCAATACGGCAAAACAACTAGTATCGGCCACTTACAAGGGAAAATCGATCAAGGTCAAATTCGATGAAGCCGTTGCAAAAGGCACTCAATTCCAGTTTAGAATCGATAGCATTCAGCGTTATGAAGAAGATTCGGAGTTGACCGTTTCTTGGGACGGTGGTAAATTTGGTATTGATAGTTCCGGTGAAAATACCATTGAAATCGCTGGAAAAAATAACTTTATGGTACTGGATGTCTCCATCCAGACAGCGAAAAATCAAGTAGTACTGGTCAACTTTTCCGATCCCCTGAAAAAAGAACAGAATTTTAAGGGTCTGGTAGTGCTTGAGGGTGCTTCCAACCCAAAATATAGCGTTGACGGCAATACACTCAAAGTCTATCCTTCCGAAGAATTGAAAGGTACGGCCAATCTTGAGGTGCTTCAGGGCATTCAAAGTGAGGATGGCCATAAACTGAAAAATACGTTTCAGCAACGAATTGCTTTCGAGCAGTTGAAACCACAGGTTCGTTTACTCTCCAACGGAACGATCTTACCTTCATCCAGCAATCTGAAAATCAATTTCGAGGCAGTTAACCTGAAGGCGGTAGATGTTACCGTATTTAAAATCTATCAGAATAACATCCTCCAATTTTTACAAAGCAATAACATGAACGGCTCATCGAATTTGCGAAGCGTGGCGAGACCGATAGCCAAGAAAAAAATTCTGTTGGAGACCAACCTCGCCAATGCCAATGGCAAATGGTCGGCTCATGCACTTGACCTGAGCGCACTTATTTCTCCCGAACCGGGAGCGATGTATCGTGTAGAGTTCAACTATCGTCCGGCCTACAGTTCATATAAATGCGATAGCTCGAATTTTGATGGTGATACCGAGGGCGAGGAAAATTTCGATGAAGAAGAGGAAAGCAGCTCTTGGGATGGCGTAGAAGACTACTATGACGAATACGGATATTATGGATATAACTGGGAGGAACGCGAAAACCCTTGCGACAAGTCGTATTATTTTGATAAGAAAATAGGGATGAACGTATTGGCGACCGATATAGGTGCAACCATAAAGAGAGGCGTCAATAAGAGCTATTTTGTCGCGGTCAACGACATTTTGAGCACATTGCCCATTGCAGGCGCAAAAGTAACTTTCTACAATTTTCAGCAGCAGCCGGTCGGAACCGTTTCTACCGATACTGACGGCACGGTCATCTTCGACTCTGAAAAGCTGGCCTATTTTGTAATGGTCGAACATAGAGGGCAGAAAAACTATATTAAATTGAACGATGGCAATGCCTTGTCGGTCAGTAAATTCAATGTTTCGGGAACTCGCTTACAGAAAGGTATCAAGGGGTTCGTTTTTGGGGAACGTGGTGTCTGGCGACCAGGCGATAAGATTTTCTTATCCTTTATGCTTAATGACAATGCGAACAAGCTTCCACCGAACCATCCGGTAAAATTAGAGCTGTTAGACCCTTACAATAAGGTGGTACATCGTGAGATCAATAAAAGCGGACTCAACAATTTTTTCACTTTCGATATTCAAACCGATGAAAATGCACCTACTGGTAACTGGTTGGCGAAGGTTTCGGTCGGTGGTGCGTCTTTCACCAAGACTCTTAAAATCGAGACGATAAAACCGAATCGTCTAAAAATTAAGACCGATTTTGATGCTGAGGTCTTGAGCGGTGCCAAACCGATTCGGGGCGATATGGAGGTAAAATGGCTGCACGGTGCTATTGCCAAAAACCTAAAAGCGGACGTTACCGCAAAATTCAATACGATGACGACCACGTTCAAAACCTTTCCGGGTTATATTTTCGATGACCCGACACGCGGTTTTTCCGTAGAAGACCAAGTCGTTTTTGACGGTAGAATAGATGCTGAGGGCAAGGCGAGCTTTAGCATGAATCCACAACTCTCGATGAAAGCACCGGGTATGCTCAAGGCCGCTTTTATGACGAAAGTCTATGAAAATGGCGGCGATTTCAGCACCGATGTCTTTACAAAACCATATTCGCCCTACGACACCTATATTGGCCTGAACGTGCCCAAGGGCGATAAGACCAGGGGCATGCTGTTGACCGATGTAAAACATAAATTCGAAGTAGTTTCCGTTGACGAAAATGGAAAGGCCAAGGCGACGAAGAATCTTAAAGTAAGTGTCTTTAAAGTTAATTGGAGATGGTGGTGGGATACTTCTGCCGATAATCTATCCTCTTACAGCAGCAGCGAATACCGCAATTTGATTTTCGAGAAAACCATCAGTACGGACCAAAGTGGAAAAGGTAGTTTTGATTTTGAATTGAAGTACCCCGATTGGGGACGCTATATCGTACGTGTGGAAGACCCGAATGGCGGTCATGCCACTGGGAAAGCGGTTTATATCGATTGGCCGGGCTGGGCCGGAAAATCCAGAAAAGGAGACCCTTCGGCGGCAACGATGTTAGTGTTTTCAACGGATAAGGAAACCTATAATGTGGGAGAGACCGCGACGGTAACTTTTCCGAGTTCGTTCGGCGGAAGAGCACTGGTCACCGTTGAAAATGGTAGTGAGGTATTGGAATCCCTTTGGGTGGAAACCGTTGAGGGTGAAACGAAATTCGAACTGCCAATAAGCGAACTCTACACTCCCAATGTATTTATCAACATCGCCTCGTTGCAACCACATGCGGTCACCAAAAACGATTCGCCCATACGGATGTACGGGGTAACCGGAATTTCGGTAGAGAACAAGAAAACGAAATTAGCACCACAAATCAATATGCCCGAAGTACTGCGACCGGAGGAAACGATAACCGTAAAGGTGAGCGAGAAAAACAAAAAGGCGATGACGTACAGCCTGGCCATAGTCGATGAAGGCTTGTTGGATCTTACCCGGTTCAAAACACCAAATCCCTGGGATACCTTCTATGCAAAAGAAGCTCTGGGCGTAAAAACCTGGGATGTATACGACGATGTTATCGGTGCCTTTGGTGGAAGGATCGATCAGGTGTTCGCTATTGGAGGTGATGGTGAATTGGCCGGGGCAAAGAATAAAAAAGCGAATCGCTTCGAGCCAATGGTCGTGCATCTAGGGCCTTTTAGTTTAAAGGATGGCGAAACGAAATCGCACAACATTAAAATACCGAAATACGTTGGGTCGGTTCGTACGATGGTCATTGCCGGCGATTCGGATAGAGCGGCCTACGGACAGGCGCAAAAAACGACACCTGTACGCAAACCGTTGATGCTGCTGGCCTCGTTGCCTCGTAAAATTACGCCGGGCGAAAAAGTAACACTTCCGGTTACCGTTTTCGCCATGGAAAAAAAGGTAAAAAACGTGACCTTAAAAATCAAAAAGGACAAGGCGTTTACTATTGAAGGGGAGCAGACCCAACAATTGACATTCGCCCATCCCGATGAAAAAATGGCCTACTTTCAATTGAACGTTTCCGACTTTTCGGGAATTGGAAAAGTAATTGTTGAAGCTTCCGGTGGTGGGGAAACGGCCTCTTTTGAAATCCCTATGGATGTGGTCAATCCGAATCCGGTGACCACCGAGGTAACGGAGCTTATCTTGGATGCGAACGCAAGCAAATCCATAACGCTTGAAACCTTCGGTATAGCAGGCAGTAACAGCGCCGAAATCGAATTTTCAACCTTGCCCCCGATGAACTTTACGGGAAGAATGAAGTACTTGATTCGGTACCCTCATGGCTGTGTAGAGCAGACAACTTCGGGAGCTTTTCCGCAACTGTTTCTCACCGATATTTTTGATGTACCTTCCGAAAAGAAGAAACGTATTCAGCAAAATATCGATCGTGGTATCAAACGTCTAGGCGGATTTCAAAACCCCAATGGCGGATTCTCGTATTGGCCCGGGCAAAATTATGTAAACGATTGGGGTACGACCTATGCCGGACATTTCTTGTTGGAAGCCGAAAAGAGAGGTTATGTATTGCCTATTGGGTTTAAGTCGAGTTGGGTAAAATACCAACAAGGGGTCGCCAAACAATGGCGTGCGGGTTCAAATTCCGATTTGGCCCAGGCATACCGACTTTATACATTGGCCCTTTCGGGTAATGCCGATATTGCCAGTATGAACCGGATGCGGGAAACCAGCGGTCTGTCGAACGAGGCTAAATTCCGATTGGCCGCGGCCTATGGAGTAATTGGCCAAGCCAATGTAGCTAAGAACCTATTGAGTACCGCAAGACTTGACGTTGAAGACCAAAAATACGATTACTATACGTATGGCTCGTCCGATAGAAATCGCGCCATGGGCTTGGAGACCTATGTGTTATTGAAGGATAAAGCAAAGGCCCGGGAATTGGCGAAAACGATTGCCAAAAACCTTTCCGACAAACGCTATATGAGCACACAAAGTACTGCATATAGCCTATTGGCCATGGCAAAATTCGCCGATATGGTCGGTGGAAAAGGGATTAAGGCTAGCATGGCCCTAAGCGGAAAATCCGTAAACGTGGCGACGGAAAAAACCTTGTTGAACCGTCCTCTTGTCATTAAAAAGGGAAGCAATACCGTAGCGCTCAAAAATCAAGAAGGCAACACGCTCTATGTGAGTATCGTGAACAGTGGCATCTTGCCCGTGGGTCAGGAGAAAACAATGCAGCAAAACCTCTCGACCCAAATCGTTTTCAAGGCAAGAAACGGTTCGGTAATCGACCCGACAAGCATTACCCAAGGCACCGATTTTGTAGCGGAGGTTACGTTAACAAATACGAGTTCGAACGAATTGAAAGATATGGCACTTACCGAAATTTTTCCCAGCGGTTGGGAAATCGTGAATACGCGTTTTACCGATTTCGGGGAATTTGCACAAAACCAAGTCACCTATACCGATCTGCGCGACGATCGAGCGAACTTCTATTTTGATATGAATCGCAATGAAACAAAAACATTCCGAATTCTCCTGAATGCCTCCTATCTAGGAACATATTACCTGCCAGGAGTGCAGGCGGAAGCAATGTATGATAACGATTATAGGGTACGCACGAAAGGGAAATGGGTTAAAGTGGTACAGTGA
- a CDS encoding antibiotic biosynthesis monooxygenase family protein, with protein MNNKTPYYAVIFTSTRTEGDDGYAKMAEHMEELAQQQPGYLGIESARDEVGITVSYWESLQAIADWKSNTDHLFAQQKGIKDWYSWYKVRICLVEREYEASPNPSSRGDF; from the coding sequence ATGAATAACAAAACCCCATACTACGCGGTTATCTTCACTTCTACTAGAACCGAGGGCGACGACGGCTACGCTAAAATGGCCGAACATATGGAGGAATTGGCACAACAGCAGCCCGGTTACTTAGGAATAGAAAGTGCCCGAGATGAGGTAGGCATTACGGTGAGCTATTGGGAGAGCTTACAGGCCATTGCGGATTGGAAGTCGAATACGGATCATCTTTTCGCGCAGCAAAAAGGAATAAAAGACTGGTATTCGTGGTACAAGGTCAGAATCTGTTTAGTAGAGCGGGAGTATGAGGCCTCTCCAAACCCTTCCTCAAGAGGGGACTTTTAA
- a CDS encoding 3-hydroxyanthranilate 3,4-dioxygenase yields the protein MPVAPPFNLNKWIAENRDTLKPPVGNKNLYKDAEDYIVMVVAGPNARKDYHYNETEELFYQLEGTIEVHIQENGQKKTMKLGPGDIYLHPAKVPHSPVRHEGSIGLVIERKRAQMNVDDGLLWFCDNCNNKLYEAYFTLYDIEKDFLGHFKHFYGSEELRTCNNCGTIMPVDERFVAAD from the coding sequence ATGCCCGTAGCACCTCCTTTCAACCTGAACAAATGGATTGCTGAAAACCGCGATACCCTAAAACCACCCGTTGGCAATAAAAATCTGTATAAAGATGCCGAGGACTATATCGTTATGGTCGTTGCGGGACCGAACGCCCGAAAAGACTATCATTATAATGAAACGGAAGAACTCTTTTATCAACTGGAAGGAACTATAGAAGTACATATTCAAGAAAACGGACAAAAGAAAACCATGAAACTTGGTCCCGGCGATATCTATTTACACCCGGCCAAGGTGCCTCATTCGCCAGTTCGACATGAAGGAAGTATTGGTCTTGTCATCGAACGCAAACGAGCCCAAATGAATGTTGATGATGGCCTGCTTTGGTTTTGTGACAACTGCAACAACAAACTATACGAGGCCTACTTTACGTTGTATGATATTGAGAAAGACTTCCTAGGGCATTTCAAACATTTCTATGGTTCTGAGGAACTTCGTACCTGTAATAATTGCGGTACGATTATGCCTGTCGATGAACGTTTTGTGGCTGCGGATTGA
- a CDS encoding CAP domain-containing protein, whose product MKMKMKYAVLVCFAVLATACTKETAEAPIVPEAENVIEIEGELLSVVNDHRIAQGLNALDYSAVAYEYANEHTDYMIAKGSISHDNFSARASKISAEERAEYVAENVAKDYDNATEAFLGWLDSSSHKSTMEGEFTHTAVSVKKNDAGNFYFTQIFFR is encoded by the coding sequence ATGAAAATGAAAATGAAATATGCCGTGTTGGTATGCTTCGCTGTTTTGGCCACGGCCTGCACGAAGGAAACAGCAGAGGCACCGATTGTTCCAGAGGCAGAAAATGTGATCGAGATAGAGGGCGAACTGCTCTCGGTAGTGAACGACCACAGAATAGCTCAGGGTTTGAACGCGCTCGATTATAGCGCGGTTGCCTACGAATATGCCAACGAGCACACCGATTACATGATTGCAAAAGGAAGCATCAGCCATGATAATTTTAGTGCAAGAGCTTCCAAAATTTCTGCGGAGGAGCGCGCCGAGTACGTAGCAGAAAACGTGGCCAAAGACTACGACAATGCGACAGAGGCTTTTCTAGGGTGGTTAGACAGTAGTAGTCATAAATCTACCATGGAAGGCGAGTTTACCCATACTGCGGTCAGTGTTAAAAAGAATGATGCCGGCAATTTTTACTTTACACAAATATTCTTTCGATAG